In Shouchella patagoniensis, the following are encoded in one genomic region:
- a CDS encoding ATP-binding cassette domain-containing protein, with amino-acid sequence MLSCTGVHFRYEHSESDALYDVTLTIKKGERVALVGQNGSGKSTFAKLLNGLYKPTRGSISVQNMNNEDLRHEVGMVFQNPENQMVTSIVEDDLAFGLENRQRTRDEITKRIQGVSLKLGIVDLLERDSSQLSGGQKQRIALAGVLVMDPSILVLDEVTSMLDPLGKEAVNGLLNMIHEEGKTIISISHDVEEILSCDRVIGFLDGGVIFDGLPSELFALPEYVKQLGLTLPFPFELTQMLANRGIVLEQDSYHSIEGLVGAIWRYSLTE; translated from the coding sequence ATGCTTTCTTGTACAGGTGTTCATTTTCGTTACGAGCATTCAGAATCCGACGCCCTTTATGACGTTACATTGACAATTAAAAAGGGTGAGCGTGTGGCTCTTGTTGGGCAGAATGGTTCAGGTAAATCCACATTTGCTAAATTATTAAATGGATTATACAAACCAACAAGAGGGAGTATTTCAGTTCAAAATATGAACAATGAAGATCTCCGGCATGAAGTTGGAATGGTCTTTCAAAACCCTGAAAATCAAATGGTCACAAGCATCGTTGAAGATGATCTTGCGTTTGGTCTTGAAAACAGACAACGAACTCGGGATGAAATAACAAAACGTATTCAAGGGGTATCATTGAAACTAGGAATAGTTGATTTGCTTGAGCGAGATAGTAGCCAACTATCTGGTGGACAAAAACAACGTATTGCTCTTGCAGGAGTTCTTGTAATGGATCCTTCCATCCTTGTGCTAGATGAAGTCACTTCCATGTTGGATCCGTTAGGTAAGGAAGCTGTCAATGGGTTATTAAATATGATCCATGAAGAAGGAAAAACGATTATCTCTATTTCTCATGATGTAGAAGAAATTCTAAGCTGTGATAGAGTAATTGGTTTCTTAGATGGTGGTGTAATCTTCGATGGTCTCCCTTCAGAGTTGTTTGCTCTACCAGAGTACGTGAAGCAGCTGGGATTGACTCTCCCCTTTCCATTTGAGTTAACTCAGATGTTAGCAAATCGGGGCATTGTGTTAGAGCAAGATAGCTACCATTCAATTGAAGGGTTAGTAGGTGCAATATGGAGGTATTCTTTAACGGAGTAA
- a CDS encoding energy-coupling factor transporter ATPase: MEVFFNGVSYSYGNASNDQIHALKDVNLSVKANQFVAVIGETGSGKSTLIQHLNGLLLPKKGTVHVGGEPLSSHKKKLQKLRKNIGFLFQYPEHQLFEETVTKEIGYGPRMFGLSEHEVNERVSLAMQAVGLPEDLSNRSPFHLSGGQQRRTAIASVLAQEPKMLVLDEPGAGLNPASKDELLQLFLDYQKKKQVTVWMITHSMEDVVKYADYCIVMHKGTVLTADKPENVFTNLELIKNQVIKLPQAMKFANELSKGEEWPFLRNTDELATWIADNYLRKYHE, from the coding sequence ATGGAGGTATTCTTTAACGGAGTAAGCTATTCTTATGGGAATGCAAGTAATGATCAAATACACGCATTAAAAGATGTGAACTTGTCTGTTAAGGCGAATCAGTTTGTTGCGGTCATTGGTGAAACTGGATCTGGCAAATCAACGCTAATTCAACATCTTAATGGTTTGCTTCTCCCTAAAAAAGGAACTGTGCATGTTGGTGGAGAGCCATTATCATCTCATAAGAAGAAGCTACAGAAATTACGAAAGAATATAGGTTTTCTATTTCAGTATCCGGAACATCAATTGTTTGAAGAAACGGTGACGAAAGAAATTGGCTACGGGCCGCGCATGTTTGGTCTCTCTGAACATGAGGTAAATGAACGAGTGTCTCTGGCTATGCAGGCGGTTGGTCTCCCAGAAGACCTGAGCAACCGGTCACCATTTCATTTATCAGGAGGACAACAGAGACGAACGGCGATTGCTTCTGTTTTGGCACAAGAGCCAAAGATGCTCGTGCTGGATGAGCCTGGTGCAGGATTAAATCCGGCTTCAAAAGACGAGTTGCTGCAACTATTTTTAGATTATCAGAAGAAAAAGCAGGTCACTGTATGGATGATTACACATTCAATGGAGGATGTCGTGAAATATGCTGATTATTGTATCGTCATGCATAAAGGAACGGTTTTAACTGCTGATAAACCGGAAAACGTGTTTACGAACCTTGAATTAATTAAAAATCAAGTTATCAAGCTTCCGCAGGCAATGAAGTTTGCAAATGAGTTGTCCAAAGGAGAAGAGTGGCCGTTTTTGCGGAATACAGATG